The Enoplosus armatus isolate fEnoArm2 chromosome 21, fEnoArm2.hap1, whole genome shotgun sequence genomic sequence CAACCAGACATTTTAGTGGCTCTCTGTAAGGGCAGCCAGATGGTGGTGCTCATGTCAGAGCAGCTCAGGGCGCTCAGGCCAAGGGCCGCCTCAGATAGCTCCGTTGATGGGAACCGCAATTCTATCCAAGCTCGGTCCAACTCGGCTGTGATTCTAACTTTTCTAGATTTAACTTTTTAAGAAATTCCCATGATCCCAGGAAGAGGCTGCACTTTAATACCCCGAAATAGGATTAGAAATGGAATGTTGCCCCGACAGTGCCATTCAGGAGCCAGCGTCTGCACTGTGGAGCAAAAATGTCCCCAAACTTCCTCCTGACGCTGATTTTATCATTCATTGTAAGCAGCCGTGTGTTTGCAAACAGCGCAGGGCCTCGCGGTCCATTGTCTTGTCCGAGAGGATGCAGCTTGCTCATGGACCTTGTGAAGTAGGTGTTTACCTTCCTGTCTGTGGTCACCCAGGGTTTATGGCTGTCATTCAGTAATGTGCCATCTCACTCAGAGCTATAGCTCACTGGACACAGCCACACTAAATCACCTGCTTCCGAGTCGCCTTCTGTCCGTGCCACCTCACCTTTATTATGGGGCTCTCTTGCATATATAGGCAGCAATAACTTTTCACTGTTTATATTCACTCCCTGCACACGTCCCCTCGCCTTGAGCATCTCCCTCATGGAAAAATACTGGCGGTTAAAATGCCAACCGTACCAGTAATGGTAAAAGGCATGTGGTGTGGATTTTCTCCCATATTACCATTTGTGGTCATCTTCTTAGCATCAAGAGATTGTCTTAAACAGTTTAAAATCCCTAAACTGTGAAACTGATGCGTGTTTTGTCGCTCTCTTCTATATAGTTTGAATTTACAGCCACCCACTGTTGTAATcattaaagagagaaaactcTTGTACTGTAAATCCAAGCAATGACATCTGTGTTGGTGCTTTACCCTGCCTACTACACCCGGGTCTGTGCAGGAAACTCACAGAGATATTTCATTATTCTGTTGCCCTTGGCACCCACACATCTTCCACACTCAACAATCCCCACATCTGCAACCGATACGGCTGTTGCTTTAGTGCACTGAGGGTTTTTTCAATTTATCTACTGAAACCTGGCGGAAAATGAGGAGATCTTTGACTTGGAGATAAAAAGCGTTATACTGGAAGGGCTCAGACTCTCTTAATACCTACCAGAGGGCAATAGGAATGCAGATAGGGAAGTATTTTAAAAGTGCAATTGTAGTCCACAGTAGCTGTAAGAGCAAAAGCAGCAACTGGATTTCTGCAAAAGCAAATGCcaattttttaaatattttttagatATTTCTGGACTCGCTGAGGTAAATCTGAATGTGTCAATAAGTTTTTCATCATGATATCGCTGTACTGTGTCAGCTGTGAGATGGAAAGAGAGTAAAATCTTGAAGCTAGAATGCCATCTTGTGGCAAGACCCCTGCTTCGTTTAGTCAACTGGAAATCAGAGGATTTCTATTGTGGCAGCTTATACAGTAGTCTATTTTTTCAGTATTATATAAAATAGTCAGCTTCATTCTTCAAAAACAGCCCATAAAATTGTTGATTTATTATCTGTATTTTCCCACTTTTGAGCTCCAAATTCTGAGcatattttctctttaatgtgTCCGCAAACATGTTGTCATGTTCATGTAATTAGTAACAGTCTTTGCAGCTATAGTAATAGTATACATCAAGCTTATGCTAATATTATTACATCAGCCCCACTAATGACACTCACTAAGCAATTCTATTAAACATAAAGACTCTCAACAAAGGGGAGAGTTTGTTTATTCCCATTTCACATTCTGCTCGTACAAATGAAGCAAAAACTACCCCCGAGGCAAATTTTCCGCAGCACGCAGGTTTGATTTTCTCACAGAGCAAAGTTTCCACAGAGCCGAATCCCTGCTGTCCTGTTTGTTTAGGTGTGTGCTGATTAGAAGTTCTCATGCTGGGTACAATGTATCTCCGCACACCGAGGGTTTGAAACGTGACATGTCTTTTACAGTGACTGGAGCCTcaaccctctctttctctctcctcgcTGCTCCCCCAGTACCTCAGTGTTTAATGGTGTTGTTATCCAAGCTTGCACTTTACCATGCAGTCTTCATTAACACAGGTCGTAACACAAGGCATAAATGTTCTCCTTCCGGGTGCTGACAGTCCACCCAGATGGACGGACCATTTGATAAACACTGTACAGTTTTACTGTTGCCATTCATTAGCCAAGAGACGATttaaaggagaagagagaacgCAGACTGTCTGAATAATGATGTTTCAAAGGGCATTTTTGGAATATTGAATAACATACAACATCTGTTTTTCATGGCTCCttattttacagaaataacataAAGCGTCAGGATGGCTTTAATGTGCAGGTCTTTAATGAGCTGGTGTAGGGTGAGCACTTTCATGGGTGCTCGTGTGGATTAGCGTTTATGGGCCATGCCAGCGGTAATGATGGCTCTTCCCCTAGACTGCctgtgacatttttgttgtgtttcttttataggACTCGCTGAGGCCCTCGCCCAAGGCCAGTATCAGTCACCACAGACACACCCTGCCGACAGGGCCCCCTGTTTTAAAGTCCCAGGATCTGGCActaaaaagggaaaatgcaGAATATAACAGCAGGAGCGACAGAAGGGATAGCTCTGACATGCGGCATGTCTGGAAACCATGAAATCATCTTCACCCTGGTACCCATCGTCTACGGCTGTAACTTTGTCATCGGCATTGTCGGAAACAGTATGGTAGTGGCTGTCATCTACTGCTATATGAAGCTCAAGACGGTGGCCAACATTTTTGTGCTCAACCTTGCTGTTTCTGACCTCACCTTCCTCATCACGCTGCCCATGTGGGCCACCTTCACCGCCACAGGCTATCACTGGCCCTTTGGAGGATTCCTGTGCAAGGCCAGTGCGGGGCTGGTGATTTTTAACCTCTACACCAGCATCTTCTTCCTCACAGCACTCAGCATTGACCGTTATCTTGCCATCGTCCACCCAGTGCGATCACGCAGGTTCCGCACTGTGGCGTACGCACGTATCACCTGTGTGGTGATCTGGCTTTTTGCCTTTGTGCTTAGTGTGCCCACAGCACTGACCAGGGATATCCACAACATCAAAAACTCTAACACTACAGTGTGTGCCATTCTGCACACGACCATTGAAAACGCCATGAGGTTGAAAGAGCTCCTGCTGGCCATCAGCCTGATGAAAAGCCTGCTGGGCTTCCTGGTGCCcttcgtcatcatcatcacctgttACTGCCTCATTGGACGGGCGCTGCTGGGAGCGAGACACATCCAGAAAAGCTCCCGTTCCCGGGATGACGAGGTGCTGCGCATGCTTGCAGCAGCTGTCCTGGCCTTCTTC encodes the following:
- the agtr1b gene encoding type-1 angiotensin II receptor, which gives rise to MQNITAGATEGIALTCGMSGNHEIIFTLVPIVYGCNFVIGIVGNSMVVAVIYCYMKLKTVANIFVLNLAVSDLTFLITLPMWATFTATGYHWPFGGFLCKASAGLVIFNLYTSIFFLTALSIDRYLAIVHPVRSRRFRTVAYARITCVVIWLFAFVLSVPTALTRDIHNIKNSNTTVCAILHTTIENAMRLKELLLAISLMKSLLGFLVPFVIIITCYCLIGRALLGARHIQKSSRSRDDEVLRMLAAAVLAFFLCWVPHQVFHLMQVLTQLILGENCAMLEIIDTAMPFTICIAYFNSCVNPIVYGFVGRNFRKNLLRLLRCSPGGATGPHPSISSKMSALSFRASEALSLTAKSKASSDVK